A region of the Nocardia nova SH22a genome:
GCCGGTGGCGGCGGAATATTCGCGGATGCGCTCCGGGCAGGTGCTGTTCACCTTCCTGCATCTGGCGGCCTCGCGCGAATGCACCGACGCCGTGCTGGCCTCCGGGATCACCGCGATCGCCTACGAAACCGTGCGCGCCCCCGACGGCTCGCTGCCGCTGCTGACGCCGATGAGTGAGATCGCGGGCAAGCTGGGCAGCCAGGTCGGGGCCTATCACCTGATGGCGCCCGAAGGCGGTGCCGGGGTGTTGCTGGGCGGTGTTCCCGGGGTGCGTCCGGCCGAGGTGGTGGTGATCGGCGGCGGTGTCGCGGGATCGAATGCGGCCGCGGTCGCCGCCGGAATGGGCGCGCGGGTCACGGTGCTCGACATCAGTCCGGCGCGGCTGCGCGAACTCGACCACCGCTTCGGCGGCCGGATCACCACGCTGGCGTCCACCGCCGCCGATATCGAGCGCGCGGTCACCGCGGCCGATCTGGTGATCGGATCGGTGCTGGTGCCGGGAGCCCGTGCGCCGCAACTGGTTCCGGACAGCCTGGTGGAACGGATGCGCCCGGGTTCGGTGCTGGTCGACATCGCCGTCGACCAGGGTGGCTGCTTCCAGAGCACCCACCCCACGACCCACGCCGAACCCACGTTCCGCGTGGCGAATTCGCTGTTCTACTGCGTCGCGAACATGCCCGGCGCGGTCCCGCACACCGCGACCGTGGCACTGACCACCGCCACGCTGCCCTATGTGCGCTCGATCGCCGATCTCGGCTGGCGGGTGGCCTGCCACACCGATCCGGGGCTGGGCGCCGGGCTCACCGCCGATGCGGGACAACTGTATTCGGCCGAGGTCGCGCAGGCGCACGGCCTGCTCGCGGTGGGGCGCGCGGCGGGGTAGCGCTACAGCATCCAGTCCGGATTTCCGTCGGGCAGGTCGTGCAGCTTCTCCGGGTTGCGGACGATGGCGATCGAGGAGATGTGGCCCTGCTCCACGGTGAAGGCCATGATCCCCATATGGCTGCCGTCGAACACCATGAGTCCGGGCCGGCCGTTGACCTGGACCAGCCGCGCCCACGCGCCGCGCGCGGCCCGGTACCAGCCGAGGAACATCTTGGCCACCAGTTCCGCGCCGCTCACCGGGCGGCGGATCGCGGGCACCCGGCCACCACCGTCGGCGGTCAGGGTGACGTTCTCGTCCAGCACACCCAGCAGCGTGCTCAGGTCACCGGAATGCCAGGCCGCCGCGAAGGCCGAGACCACCTTCTCGTGTTCGTCCCGGCTGGCCGGGAACCGCGGCGTGCCGTCCTGCACGTGTTTGCGGGCCCGTGACGCCAGCTGCCGGACGGCGGCGGGGGTGCGGCCGACCACATCGGCCACCTCGGGGCCGGTCATGCCGAAGATGTCCTGCAGGACGAAGGCGGTGCGTTCGGCCGGGGACAGGGATTCCAGGATCACCAGCAGTGCGGTGGTGACCCGATCGTCCTGTGAGACGCGGTCGGCCGGATCGTCCCAGGAGGTGACCTCCGGCTCCGGCAGCCATTCGCCGACGTACTGCTCCCGGCGGGCCCGTGCCGAACCCAGTTGATCGAGAGCCAGCCGCCCGGTGACGGTGGTGAGCCAGGCCCGCAGGTTGTCGATCTGCTCACCGGGAGAACGGTTGTCGTACCAGCGCTGCAGGCGCAGCCACGCCTCCTGCACCACATCGTCGGCATCGCTCAGACTGCCGAGCGTGCTGTAGGCGACGCGGCGCAGGTACGGCCGGTGCTCCTCGAACCGGCGGGCCAGTTCCGCCTGGTCGATCTCGTCGGGTCCGATCGTCACTGCTGCCATCCTCGTCGATTCGGTGGGCCGGTTGCGGACAATCGGACCATGCGACGCCGCAGGGGCTGTTCCCCAGGGTGACGAAGCCGGGGCCGGGAGTGTGACATCGGGGCCGATAGTCTCGCCCCGTGCGATACGGAACGGCGCGAGCGGCGGGACTGATACTCGGATTCGCCGCGGATCGGATATTCGGTGATCCGCGGCGCGGGCATCCGGTCGCACTGTTCGGTTCGGCGGCGGCCGCATTGGAATCCGCGTGGTATCGCGATACGCGTGGGCGGGGGATCGCGTACACGGCTGTTCTCGTCGGCGGGGTCGTGGTGGCAGGCGCCGTTGCCGAAGTGGTGGCGCGGCCGGGTGGTAGCGGGTCGGCTTGCGGCCGGAATAGCGACGGTCGGTCGGGGGACAGGCGCATGAGCGGTCGTCGGTCGGGTGATGGCTGGTCCGGTGGTGGTCAGTGGGTTGCCGGTCGGTCGGGTGGTAGCCGCGTGGGCGGCGGTCGGACGCGGGAGAGCTGTGCGGGTGGTCGGAGCGGGGACGGACTGTCCGGTAGCGGCCGCGTGAGTGGTAGCCGGTTGCGTGGCGGCCAGACGGGTGGCGGCCGGTTGGGTGGTGGTCGGATGGGTGGCGGCCAGACGGGTGGTGGTTGGTTGGGTGGCGGCCAGACAGGTGGCGGCCGGATGGGTGGTGGTCGCACCGGGGGTCTCGGCACCATCGTGGTAACCGCATTGGCGACCTGGACCGCGCTGGGCGGGACGACCCTCGCGCGGACCGGCCGCTCGATGGCCGATCGGCTGGATGCGACGGACATAGGTGGCGCGCGGGCGGTGCTCCCGTCGCTGTGCGGTCGTGATCCCGAGGCGCTCGATGCCGACGGATTGGCCCGTGCCGCAGTCGAATCCATTGCCGAGAACACCTCCGACGCCACCGTCGCCCCGCTGGTGTGGGGTGCGATGGCGGGGGTGCCCGGGATTCTGGGATATCGCGCGGTCAACACCCTGGACGCCATGGTGGGCTACCGCAACGAGCGGTACCGCGACTTCGGCTGGGCCGCCGCCCGCACCGACGATGTCGCGAATCTGCTGCCCGCGCGAGTCAGCGGAATCCTCACCACGCTGCTGGCGCCCCTGATCGGCGGGCGTCCCGCCGACGCCGTGCGCGCCTGGCGCCGCGATGCGCGATCCCACCCGAGCCCGAACGCGGGTGTCGCCGAGGCGACGATGGCGGGCGCCCTGGGAGTAACTCTCGGCGGGCGAACCGAATACGGCCACGGCGTCGAGATGCGCCCCGAACTCGGCGCGGGACCCGCACCGGTGGTCCCGGATCTGCGCCGCGCGGTACGCATGTCGGAGGCGGTCCAGGCCGGGGCGGCAGGGCTCGCGGCCGCGGTCGCCTTCCTGTGGCGACGCCACTAGTACGGCACCGGTACCACTGCGGTACTCGGCGCTGGCTACCGGTCGTCCGCCCGGCGTCGTGCGCAGAGCCCGACCGGATCGCACCGACCAAATCCTCCGGTGGGGACATGCGGTTTCGTCCGGGTCGAACAAATCGTGCAAAACTCGGCGAAAATTCGGGAATTCGGGCTGTTGCAAAATACGAGCAGGTTTCCGCCATGACCTGGGTCACAGGGTCAGCGGCGGTTGCCGTAGCGGTCGGCGAGGCGGTCGGCGGTGGTCCGGTGCGGTTTCTTGGTCTCGTCCGTGGCCGAGGGTGAGTTCGTCATTTCTGCGGGGGGCGTCTCGGTCATCGTCGCGCTCGCGGTGGGGGCGGCGGCTGTCGGCTCGGTGGCGGCGGTGTGGGCGGTTCCGGTGTCCGGGGCGGTGCTGGGGACCGGAGCGGATGTCGTCGGATCAGTCGGTTCGGCACTCGCGGCCGCGCGGTCGCGGCGGCGCTCGCGTATTTCGGCGTAGACGAAGTAGCCCAGGCCCAGCGGAGCCATCACACCGAAGGCGATCCACTGCAAGCCGTACGACAGGTACGGTCCCGCGTCCAGTTGCGGCAGGGGTTCGGGGGTGAAGGCGCCGGGCTGGCCGGAGTCCAGTTGCAGATAGCCGCCCTGCTCACCGGTCGCGAAGGGGGTCAGTCGCATGCCCAGCACACTCGACATCTGGGTGGTGTCCACCGAGTACACCTGGCGCAGGCCGTCGCCGACCATCGGATCCTTGCCGGGAATCGTGCCCTCGGATCGGCGGACCCGGCCCTCGAGCCGTTGCGGGCCCGCCGGTGGCTCCGCGATCGCGGGCAACCGGGTGCCGTCGGCTGCCGCGACGAGGCCGCGATCGATGAGCACGATCCGGCCGTCGTCGAGCCGGAAGGCCGCCAGCACACCGTAGGCGGGCTGGTCGTCCAGGTGCTGCAACCGCTCGACCACCGTGGATCCCGGAACGTAACTGCCGGTCACGATCACGCGACGCCATTCCGTGTCGGCCGGATTCGTCCCGGCGGGCGCGGCGCCGTCGGCGGACTCGAGCAGACCCGCCGCCGGGACCGGATCGGCCTTCACCGACGCCGCGATCAGGTCGTTGCGATGCGACGTGGACGTGTTCTTGCCCAGCTGCCACGGCGCGAGGACCGTGAAACACAGATAGGCGAACGCGACCACCACGACCGCCAGAATCGCCCAGCTGGGCCGCAGCAGGAAGGTCAGCCGACGCAGGATGTTCACGGCCGTGGTCCGGTTGTCGCGGATTCACCGAGTTGTTCGCGCACCCAGTCCAGCAGGGCGGGCACGGCCGCCTCGATCTGCTCGCGGACCAGTTCGAAATCGGCCTCGTCGCCGTAGTAGGGGTCGGGGACGTCGCGATCATCGGCGCCCGGATCGAAGCTGCGCAGCAGCCTGCGGCGGTCCGCCGGAATCCGCAACCGGGTCAGCTCCCGCTCGTGTGAGGTGTCGAGTGCGACCAGCAGATCGGCATCGGTGTGATCGGGGCCGATCATCGCGGCCACATGCCCGATCGGATAGCCGTGCCGCCGCAGCAGGGCGGTGGTGCGCGGATCGGCGTCGGAGCCGACGTGCCAGGCGGTGGTGCCGGCGCTGCTCACCCGCACCCGATCGGCCAGCCCGGCGCGCTCGACATGCGCGGCGAAGATCTTCTCGGCCATCGGCGACCGGCAGATGTTCCCGGTGCAGATGAAGGTCACGTGCAGCTCGCCCACGCACCCATTGTGGCCGGTGGGCACCGGCGGCGGCCACGGAGGGTGGGCGGCTGTGCCCGGCGCCACCTTCGCCGCGACCCGCACGCCCTGCGCGATCGGGTCGGCAGCCGTCATTCGCGTGCTCGATCGAGGCCCGGAAGCAGTCGAAGGAAGTGCCCGGCCCGGCAGCCGCGGTGCACCCTCCCGCCGAGACGACGGCCGATCCGGTGCGGACGGGCAGCGTCCCGGTACCGGCCGATCGTGACCGGCGGCCACGCAGGGTGGATGGCTGTGCCCGGCGACACCTTCGCCACCATCTCGCACACCCGGCGCGATCGGGTCGGCGACCGCCGGCGCACCCGATCCGGAGTCGCTCGCACGCACCGGAAGTGCGCCGGCTCAGCAGGCCGGTCCGGTACCGACGGGCGCCGTCTCCGCACAGGCCGATCGTGACAGGTGGGCGCGCGTCAGCCACGTAGGGTAGGGGGCTGTGCCCGACCACACCACTACGCCCGCTGCCGCGCCGATATCGCGCGTGGTCGGCACGGGGAGTGCGCTTGCCGAGGGGGCTCCGGTCCCTTCGAGTGCGGGCCGTCCGGTGCGGGGGGAGGCGGCGGAGTCGCGCGACGGCGGGGCCGTTCCCGGCACAGCGGCCGCCGATATCGGGGATGCCGGGCGGGCGGCGTTGCGGCATCACGGGGACGCCGAGGTGCGGCCCGGGATGCTGGACTTCGCGGTGAATGTGCAGGGCGGCGCGCCGCCGGAATGGTTGCGGCGGCGGCTGGCGGACCGGCTCGGTGATCTGGGGCGGTATCCGTCGGAATCGGAGGCCGAGGCGGTGCGGGCGACGGTCGCCGCCCGGCACGGGCGCACCGCTGGGGAAGTCCTGTTGCTCGCCGGTGCGGCCGAGGGGTTCGCGATGCTGCCGCGGCTGACCCCGAAGCTCGCGGCGGTGATCCATCCGTCGTTCACCGAGCCGGAACTCGCCCTGCGCGAGGCGGGCGTCCCGGTGGCACGGGTGATACTGGACTCGCCCTACGAACTGGCCTCTGCCCGGGTGCCCGAGGACGCCGATCTGGTGGTGCTCGGCAATCCGACCAACCCGACGTCGGTCCTGCATCCGCGCGCGGCGATCGAGGCACTGCGGCGGCCCGGCCGGATCGTGGTGGTCGACGAGGCCTTCGCCGACGCGGTGCCCGGAGAGCCGGAATCGCTGGCGGGACAGTCGTATCCGGATGTCGTGGTGCTGCGCAGCCTCACCAAGACCTGGGCGCTGGCCGGACTGCGCTGCGGGTATCTGCTGGGCCCCGCGCCGATCCTCGCGCGACTGAACCACGGCCGCGCGCACTGGGCGATCGGCACGCTCCAGCTCGAGGCCATCGCTGCCACGAGTGAACCCGATGCGATCGCGCAGGCGGACGCGGCCGCGCACCGGATCGCCGCCGACCGGGAGGCGATGATTCCCCGCCTGCGCGCCCTCGGCGTCGAGGTCTGCGAACCCGCCGCGGGCCCCTTCCTGCTGATCCGGGTGCCCGATGCCGAGCTGCTGCGAAAACGACTGGCGGACAACGACATCGCGGTCCGGCGCGGTGATACCTTTCCGGGACTGGACAATCGGTTCCTGCGTCTGGCGGTGCGGGGGCCGGAGGCGGTCGACCGTCTGGTGGCCGCGATCGCCGCCGCCGGATTGTGAGCGCGGCCGGTGTATTCGGCGCGCCGAATGGATAATGGCCCGACGAGCGACACGGTGGAGGTGCGATGGTGACCGATTCCACGCTGGCGGATCTGATCGCGATTCTGGACGACGCGTATCCGCCGCGGCTGGCCGAGTCCTGGGATTCGGTCGGCCTGGTCTGCGGTGATCCCGCCGTCCCGGTCGAGCGGGTGCTGTTCGCGGTCGACGCCACCGCCGCGGTGGTGGACGAGGCGATCGCCTGGGGTGCGCACGCCCTGGTCGTGCACCATCCGCTGCTGCTGCGCGGGGTCGACACCGTCGCCGCGAGCACCCCGAAAGGCGCACTGCTGCACCGGCTCATCCGCAACGACTGCGCGCTGTTCACCGCGCACACCAACGCCGACTCCGCCGATCCCGGCGTCTCGGATGCGCTCGCGCACGCGCTGGGACTCGCGGTGACCGGCCCCTTGGAACCGAAACCCGCTGCGGCGGTGGACACCTGGGTCGTGTTCGTGCCCCGTACCCACACCGACGCGGTGCTGACGGCGCTGTTCGAGGCCGGTGCCGGGGGCGCGGGGTCCTATCGCGAATGTGGTTGGCGGGTACCGGGAACCGGCCAGTTCCGGCCGATGGCGGGTGCGAATCCGGCCATCGGGCGCATCGGCGATCTGGAATTCGTCGAGGAGGACCGCATCGAGGTGGTGGCGCCGCCCTCGGCCCGCGCCACGGTGCTCGCCGCCCTGCGCGCCGCGCACCCGTACGAGGAACCGGCCTTCGACATCACCGAACGCGCCGTCCTGCCCACCGGCCGCGGTCTGGGTCGTATCGGCACCCTGCCCACATCGGAATCGTTGCGCGCCTTCACCGCCCGGGTGCGCGCCGCCCTCCCGGGCACGGTCTGGGGTGTGCGTGCGGCCGGTGATCCGGACCGTGAGATCCGCACCGTGGCGGTCTGCGGTGGCGCCGGTGACTCCTTCCTCGGCACGGTCGCGCGCCTCGGTGTGGACGCCTACGTCACCGCCGATCTGCGCCACCACCCCGCCGACGAACATCTGCGCGCGGGCGGCCCGGCACTGATCGACGTCGCCCACTGGGCGAGTGAATTCCCTTGGTGCGCACAGGCGGAAGGCGTGGTGCGCACCGGGCTGCCCGGTGTGCACACGCGGATCAGCGCCGTCCGCACCGACCCGTGGACCCTCGGCGCCGCCGACGACTGACCGCGAGGCCGGACCGCGACGGAGTCTCAGGGACGGTTCGACCACGCGGCGTCGCGGTCGAGCTCCGTGCCGTCGCAGCCTCACCGACGCTGTCGCCGCGGCCACCGGCGGCGCTGTCGTCCCACCGAGTCGCAGGCCGAGTTCGGCGGCCTGATTCGCGACCGCCGGTGGTGTGACGCAGCGCGTCTCGCCGGGGCCGTGACCACTCCGGCACCGTCGCGGCGGCGATCACCGCACTGTCGCCGTGCTCGGGAAATGCCCGGACTTCACTCGACCGCCACACCGCTCACGAGGTGCGTATGTCCGGTTCGTGATGTACCGGAAAATTGACCGAGTTGGCGATGAAACAGCGTTTGTGGGCTTCGGCGTGCAGGTCCCGGGCTTCTTCGGTGCGGGCGCCGTCGGTGATGGTGACCCGCGGGTGCAGCGTGGCCTGCTCGAACTGCCGGGAATTCATCACGCCCTCGGCCTCGTCCAGATAGTCGACGACCACGATTCCGGCCGCGGCGCACAGATGCAGGTACCAGAGCATGTGACATTGCGACAGCGACGCCAGCAGCAGCTGTTCGGGATTCCAGCGCTCCGGATCGCCCCGCCCGACGACCGGATCCGCGGAACCCGGTAGCGGCGGGCGGCCCGTGGCCAGCACCTCGTGGTTGCGCGAATACGACCGATAGTCGGTCGTCTCACCGGTCCACACCACATCCACGCGGTAACGATGTTCGGTCATGTGGCCAGAGTTCCACAGTCGCGTTCGGCGCGCACACGAGTTACGCCGGTACCGACGCGGGACCGGGGCGGTGCCTGCGGGGGCCGAGCGCGTATCCGATGGTCGCGGGCGGCCGCGAGCGGGGTTGGGGCGAAACCGGGCCGGGGCAGAGTACGGTTGAGCACCGGCGTCGCGCACCCGCTGCGGCCGCCCGCAAACCGTCCATAGTGTCGAGGAGTACGTCCCGCGTTGAATGTCGAACCATCGATCCAGGCCAAACTACTCGACCTCGCGGCCGTCGACGCCGAGTTGACGCGGATCGCGCATCGCCGTCAGGTGCTGCCCGAACAGCAGGAGGTGCAGCGGCTCGAAACCGAGCGCACCGAACGCAAGGACGCGGCGGTCAAGGTCGAGATCCAGCTCGACGATCTCGATCGCGACATTCGCAAACTCGAGGGCGAGATCGACGCCGTGCGCAAGCGCGAGGAGCGCGATCGCGGCATGCTCGACAGCGGCAGCATCGGGGCCAAGCAACTGTCGGAACTGCAGCACGAACTGGGCAGTCTCGAACGCCGCCGGGGGGTGCTCGAGGACGAATTGCTCGAGGTCATGGAGCGCCGCGAGGCCGCCGAGGCCGATCATCAGCACGCCGGGGCCAATCTGTCGCGCGCCGAGGAGGATCTGACGCTGGCGCAGAGCCGCCGCGACGACGCCCTCGCCGATCTCGACGTGGCCGCGCAACGCTGCGACACCGACCGCGAGCAGCTGGTCACCGCCTTCCCCGCCGATCTGCTGACGATCTACGACAAACAGCGCGCCCAGAACGGTGTCGGCGCCGCGCTGCTGCAGGCCCGCCGATGCGGCGCCTGCCGGATCGAACTCGATCGCGGTGAGATCTCCCGGATCGCCGCGACCGAACCGCAGGTCGTGGTCCGCTGTCCGGAATGCGGCGCGATCATGGTACGTACCAAACAGTCTGGATTGTGACGGTGTCGGCGATGACGGTGCGCAATGTGATCGTCGAGGCGGACGGCGGATCGCGGGGCAACCCCGGTCCGGCCGGCTACGGCGCGGTCATCTGGGATTCCGACCGGGCCACGGTCCTCGCCGAGCGACGTGAGTTCCTGGGCGTCACCACGAACAATGTCGCCGAATATCGCGGTCTGATAGCGGGTTTGGCGGCCGCGGCCGAACTGGGCGCGCGCACCGTCGAGGTGCGGATGGACTCCAAACTCGTGGTCGAGCAGATGTCGGGGCGCTGGAAGGTCAAGCACGCGGCCATGATTCCGCTGGCCGAGCGGGCCCGGCAGCTGGTCGCCGGATTCGATCGGGTGGGGTTCCAATGGATTCCGCGCGACCAGAATTCGCACGCCGACCGCCTGGCCAACGAGGCCATGGACGATGCGGAGGTGGTCACGGAGGTCCGTGACGCCGATCGGGCCGTGCCCGGCGCACCGCAGGATCGGACCGGCTCCGCCCGCGGTGTGGAGGCGCGGCTGCCGAGCTGGATCGACGAGGTCGCCGACGCGCAAGCGGCACAACGGAATACGGAGGCACCCACGCAGGTGGCCGGACCGGGCTGGACCGGTGCGCAGGGCCGCCCGACGCGGCTGCTGCTGTTGCGGCACGGCCAGACCGCGTTGTCGGTGCAGCGCCGCTACTCCGGCCGCGGTAATCCGGAACTGACCGAACTCGGTCGCGAACAGGCCGCCCGCGCGGCGAAATATCTTGCCGCCAAGGGCGATATCGCCGCGGTCGTCACCTCACCGCTGGACCGTGCGCGCGAGACCGCGCAGGCCGCCGCGCAGGCGCTCGACGTTCCGGTGCGAGTCCTCGACAGCCTCACCGAAACCGATTTCGGCGAGTGGGAGGGGCTCACGTTCGGCGAAGCGGCCGAGCGGGATCCGGACCTGCATCAGCGCTGGCTCGGGGATCCGTCGCTGCCCGCGCCGGGCGGGGAGAGTTTCGACGCGGTCCGCGAGCGGGTGGAGGCCGCACGCCGCGATCTGGTCGCGCTGTACCCGGGGCAGAACGTGGTGGTGGTCAGCCACGTGACGCCGATCAAGACGCTGTTGCAGCTGGCCCTCGAGGTGGGGCCGTCGCTGCTGTACCGGTTGCATCTGGATCTGGCGTCGCTGTCGATCGCCGAGTTCTATCCCGACGGCGGGGCCTCGGTGCGGCTGGTCAACGACACGTCGTATCTCTGAGCAGGTTTCAGGGCCGCAGCACCGACACCAGGAAGTCGGTCTGGTCGTAGACCGCCTTCTCGAACCAGTCGTCGAAGTAGATGTCGAAATGTCCGATGGGGTACCGCTTCACGACGCTGTGCTTGGTGCGTTCGGCGGCCTTGAGCGTCGGTCGCACCGGCGCCACCGAATCGTTGTCGCACACCGCGTACAGCACCGGCACCTTGATGCCCTTGGTGCGCCGCCACGGCGAATCGAACAGTGCCGACAGGCCCACGCGGGCAGACACTTTCGGCTGGTACTGCTCGCTCTCCTCGGCCAGGCGGCCGAATCCCTCGGGCACGTCGGGAGCGCTCATCAGTGCC
Encoded here:
- a CDS encoding OsmC family protein, with the protein product MTEHRYRVDVVWTGETTDYRSYSRNHEVLATGRPPLPGSADPVVGRGDPERWNPEQLLLASLSQCHMLWYLHLCAAAGIVVVDYLDEAEGVMNSRQFEQATLHPRVTITDGARTEEARDLHAEAHKRCFIANSVNFPVHHEPDIRTS
- a CDS encoding low molecular weight protein-tyrosine-phosphatase, coding for MGELHVTFICTGNICRSPMAEKIFAAHVERAGLADRVRVSSAGTTAWHVGSDADPRTTALLRRHGYPIGHVAAMIGPDHTDADLLVALDTSHERELTRLRIPADRRRLLRSFDPGADDRDVPDPYYGDEADFELVREQIEAAVPALLDWVREQLGESATTGPRP
- the ald gene encoding alanine dehydrogenase, giving the protein MRIGVVREIKPQESRVALAPAGAGELGRHGHRVLVEAGAGLGSGFSDADYLAAGARVARTAEAVWADAELILKVKEPVAAEYSRMRSGQVLFTFLHLAASRECTDAVLASGITAIAYETVRAPDGSLPLLTPMSEIAGKLGSQVGAYHLMAPEGGAGVLLGGVPGVRPAEVVVIGGGVAGSNAAAVAAGMGARVTVLDISPARLRELDHRFGGRITTLASTAADIERAVTAADLVIGSVLVPGARAPQLVPDSLVERMRPGSVLVDIAVDQGGCFQSTHPTTHAEPTFRVANSLFYCVANMPGAVPHTATVALTTATLPYVRSIADLGWRVACHTDPGLGAGLTADAGQLYSAEVAQAHGLLAVGRAAG
- a CDS encoding bifunctional RNase H/acid phosphatase: MTVRNVIVEADGGSRGNPGPAGYGAVIWDSDRATVLAERREFLGVTTNNVAEYRGLIAGLAAAAELGARTVEVRMDSKLVVEQMSGRWKVKHAAMIPLAERARQLVAGFDRVGFQWIPRDQNSHADRLANEAMDDAEVVTEVRDADRAVPGAPQDRTGSARGVEARLPSWIDEVADAQAAQRNTEAPTQVAGPGWTGAQGRPTRLLLLRHGQTALSVQRRYSGRGNPELTELGREQAARAAKYLAAKGDIAAVVTSPLDRARETAQAAAQALDVPVRVLDSLTETDFGEWEGLTFGEAAERDPDLHQRWLGDPSLPAPGGESFDAVRERVEAARRDLVALYPGQNVVVVSHVTPIKTLLQLALEVGPSLLYRLHLDLASLSIAEFYPDGGASVRLVNDTSYL
- a CDS encoding Nif3-like dinuclear metal center hexameric protein, which translates into the protein MVTDSTLADLIAILDDAYPPRLAESWDSVGLVCGDPAVPVERVLFAVDATAAVVDEAIAWGAHALVVHHPLLLRGVDTVAASTPKGALLHRLIRNDCALFTAHTNADSADPGVSDALAHALGLAVTGPLEPKPAAAVDTWVVFVPRTHTDAVLTALFEAGAGGAGSYRECGWRVPGTGQFRPMAGANPAIGRIGDLEFVEEDRIEVVAPPSARATVLAALRAAHPYEEPAFDITERAVLPTGRGLGRIGTLPTSESLRAFTARVRAALPGTVWGVRAAGDPDREIRTVAVCGGAGDSFLGTVARLGVDAYVTADLRHHPADEHLRAGGPALIDVAHWASEFPWCAQAEGVVRTGLPGVHTRISAVRTDPWTLGAADD
- a CDS encoding SURF1 family cytochrome oxidase biogenesis protein produces the protein MRRLTFLLRPSWAILAVVVVAFAYLCFTVLAPWQLGKNTSTSHRNDLIAASVKADPVPAAGLLESADGAAPAGTNPADTEWRRVIVTGSYVPGSTVVERLQHLDDQPAYGVLAAFRLDDGRIVLIDRGLVAAADGTRLPAIAEPPAGPQRLEGRVRRSEGTIPGKDPMVGDGLRQVYSVDTTQMSSVLGMRLTPFATGEQGGYLQLDSGQPGAFTPEPLPQLDAGPYLSYGLQWIAFGVMAPLGLGYFVYAEIRERRRDRAAASAEPTDPTTSAPVPSTAPDTGTAHTAATEPTAAAPTASATMTETPPAEMTNSPSATDETKKPHRTTADRLADRYGNRR
- the cobC gene encoding Rv2231c family pyridoxal phosphate-dependent protein CobC; protein product: MRGEAAESRDGGAVPGTAAADIGDAGRAALRHHGDAEVRPGMLDFAVNVQGGAPPEWLRRRLADRLGDLGRYPSESEAEAVRATVAARHGRTAGEVLLLAGAAEGFAMLPRLTPKLAAVIHPSFTEPELALREAGVPVARVILDSPYELASARVPEDADLVVLGNPTNPTSVLHPRAAIEALRRPGRIVVVDEAFADAVPGEPESLAGQSYPDVVVLRSLTKTWALAGLRCGYLLGPAPILARLNHGRAHWAIGTLQLEAIAATSEPDAIAQADAAAHRIAADREAMIPRLRALGVEVCEPAAGPFLLIRVPDAELLRKRLADNDIAVRRGDTFPGLDNRFLRLAVRGPEAVDRLVAAIAAAGL
- the sigJ gene encoding RNA polymerase sigma factor SigJ, producing the protein MTIGPDEIDQAELARRFEEHRPYLRRVAYSTLGSLSDADDVVQEAWLRLQRWYDNRSPGEQIDNLRAWLTTVTGRLALDQLGSARARREQYVGEWLPEPEVTSWDDPADRVSQDDRVTTALLVILESLSPAERTAFVLQDIFGMTGPEVADVVGRTPAAVRQLASRARKHVQDGTPRFPASRDEHEKVVSAFAAAWHSGDLSTLLGVLDENVTLTADGGGRVPAIRRPVSGAELVAKMFLGWYRAARGAWARLVQVNGRPGLMVFDGSHMGIMAFTVEQGHISSIAIVRNPEKLHDLPDGNPDWML
- a CDS encoding cobalamin biosynthesis protein gives rise to the protein MRGGQTGGGRLGGGRMGGGQTGGGWLGGGQTGGGRMGGGRTGGLGTIVVTALATWTALGGTTLARTGRSMADRLDATDIGGARAVLPSLCGRDPEALDADGLARAAVESIAENTSDATVAPLVWGAMAGVPGILGYRAVNTLDAMVGYRNERYRDFGWAAARTDDVANLLPARVSGILTTLLAPLIGGRPADAVRAWRRDARSHPSPNAGVAEATMAGALGVTLGGRTEYGHGVEMRPELGAGPAPVVPDLRRAVRMSEAVQAGAAGLAAAVAFLWRRH
- a CDS encoding zinc ribbon domain-containing protein, which gives rise to MNVEPSIQAKLLDLAAVDAELTRIAHRRQVLPEQQEVQRLETERTERKDAAVKVEIQLDDLDRDIRKLEGEIDAVRKREERDRGMLDSGSIGAKQLSELQHELGSLERRRGVLEDELLEVMERREAAEADHQHAGANLSRAEEDLTLAQSRRDDALADLDVAAQRCDTDREQLVTAFPADLLTIYDKQRAQNGVGAALLQARRCGACRIELDRGEISRIAATEPQVVVRCPECGAIMVRTKQSGL